From Drosophila suzukii chromosome 2R, CBGP_Dsuzu_IsoJpt1.0, whole genome shotgun sequence, a single genomic window includes:
- the LOC108009936 gene encoding antigen 5 like allergen Cul n 1-like: protein MLKMTLILVLAVILLLPMTFGYNYCNNRTHLCELAKWKHFMCRLEDFHAFGNTKYHAIVPDTAIVRRETLGVINTFRNTFASGDLTTNENKTFSSAKRMRRLNWDSELAYMARTHASTVSFKHSECRSTQRFPFVGEVLAILPPQKSKPTIIDELNKLLTPMFDEYNVVEDPDGLLHAYDPIRDFPASHFTLFVSDRVSRVGCGITVGSNCNIGHTVGFCHFLTCHFDFNNLAGSYVYKAGKPASGCGDWNTVGSVKYSHLCANTGDLFPADRGDDGELHGGS, encoded by the exons ATGCTCAAAATGACTTTGATCTTGGTGCTAGCCGTGATACTGCTACTGCCCATGACTTTTGGCTATAACTACTGCAACAACAGGACCCACTTGTGCGAATTGGCCAAATGGAAGCACTTTATGTGCCGGCTGGAGGATTTTCATGCCTTTGGAAATACCAAGTATCATGCCATCGTTCCGGACACCGCAATAGTGAGAAGGGAAACATTGGGAGTGATAAACACTTTCCGGAACACGTTCGCTAGCGGGGATCTGACCACGAACGAAAACAAGACGTTTTCGAGCGCCAAGCGGATGAGGAGGCTTAActgggactcggagctggcATACATGGCACGCACCCACGCCTCCACCGTCTCCTTCAAGCACTCCGAGTGCCGGTCCACCCAGCGATTTCCGTTCGTGGGTGAGGTCCTGGCTATTTTGCCTCCTCAAAAGTCCAAGCCCACCATCATCGATGAATTGAATAAGCTATTAACACCGATGTTTGACGAGTACAATGTTGTCGAGGATCCCGATGGCCTCCTTCATGCTTACGATCCCATAAG GGACTTTCCCGCGAGTCACTTCACTCTCTTCGTTAGCGATCGAGTATCTCGTGTTGGATGTGGCATTACGGTGGGTTCCAACTGCAACATAGGTCATACAGTCGG CTTCTGCCACTTCCTGACCTGCCACTTCGACTTTAACAACTTGGCGGGTTCGTATGTCTATAAGGCCGGAAAACCTGCCAGTGGCTGTGGTGACTGGAACACAGTTGGCAGCGTAAAGTACTCGCATTTGTGCGCCAACACCGGCGATCTTTTTCCAGCG GATCGAGGTGACGATGGAGAACTGCATGGCGGGTCTTAA
- the LOC108009937 gene encoding venom allergen 3-like yields MNSSLVLQLILLLPIVFGYNYCNNRTHTCNKRNTVHFMCRLHRFTPVGSTTRYYDTVPDTPNLQTEILSILNRFRDQFASGELRTNENRTFERAKRMRLLIWDKELGYMARAHASTISFAHSECRSTERFPYVGEVLAMMVPKAKPKPSLRTVMEKMFNKVFEEHLLVPDPEGLLQGFDPIRDFHCAHFTNIISDRVSRVGCGLAVASNCRHGASHNYCHFLTCHLDFSNLNGSYVYKAGEPGSCGDWHTTSSKKYTNLCKNNGDLFPHDHGDEAL; encoded by the exons ATGAATTCTAGTCTTGTTTTACAATTGATATTGCTGTTGCCCATAGTTTTCGGCTATAACTACTGCAACAACAGAACCCATACGTGCAATAAGCGTAATACGGTACACTTCATGTGCCGACTGCACAGGTTTACTCCCGTCGGCAGCACTACCCGGTACTATGACACGGTTCCGGACACCCCGAACCTACAGACGGAAATATTGTCTATACTAAACCGTTTCCGGGACCAATTTGCGAGCGGCGAGTTGAGGACGAATGAGAACAGGACCTTCGAGAGGGCCAAACGGATGCGCTTGCTCATTTGGGATAAGGAACTGGGGTACATGGCTCGCGCCCATGCTTCCACCATATCCTTTGCCCACTCCGAATGTCGGTCAACCGAGCGATTCCCATACGTGGGTGAGGTCCTGGCGATGATGGTCCCCAAGGCCAAGCCTAAGCCCAGCCTTCGGACCGTAATGGAAAAGATGTTCAATAAGGTGTTCGAAGAGCACCTGCTGGTTCCGGATCCGGAGGGCCTACTCCAGGGCTTCGACCCCATCAG GGACTTCCACTGCGCGCACTTcactaatatcatcagcgatCGAGTCTCTCGCGTGGGCTGTGGTCTGGCCGTGGCCTCCAACTGCCGCCACGGGGCATCTCACAA CTATTGCCACTTTCTGACTTGCCACCTGGACTTCAGCAACTTAAACGGATCGTATGTCTATAAGGCTGGGGAACCTGGTTCTTGTGGTGACTGGCACACGACAAGCAGTAAAAAGTATACCAACCTGTGCAAGAACAATGGAGACCTTTTCCCCCAt GACCATGGCGACGAGGCCTTATGA
- the Naa35 gene encoding N-alpha-acetyltransferase 35, NatC auxiliary subunit homolog isoform X1, producing MNGSSVAEPPDFQAATAAAAAAARASSSEQDEWSVGECGFLDPEVQRTMRSGSAAEDITQYPMHGWVDVTKEFHDACAELQPGELAQDMLFGLFEAMSAIEIMDPKMDVGMGFDKQDLPPPSFEAAIATGAIKLDDLTPSELIGIYDALFSCLVSWLEGNSMDQVLFTCLYLHAPSQIKDKALRVFCTAVRNLIVVIKNIVAVAAVNEEEDFQLYGNSALLAAEKAQPAAVYSSLKDVEDELIRKCKKLTATEDWMAVVHRLRFMRHLFQVIYHVEQMASNDTVDDKVDIYKILLVASEMLPGIRNTLDRGTQPEKGSEAPNPMGFSPRIHDRSQPPAFPRSIKIRDRPASYQFLEEMISRFKYACKVTKYKDYYSALNFFIEYSKKSGQCILSRSVLQSLFSANMRVAHGKLPMKQFLRHSVQIFNSPPVLNAKHPVAADPKVQQHLENFFRYCINMNTFTQFIRICGFNRARQRDKLARLIENFDTIQVDAARLDSLMNQMANERAMEGNEPMATALKHSTHFSTWVLYNCFRAMLIFLMSGFELELYAVHEFLYIYWYPYEFLIGFLVSALTRTENILLAQEEYAEHQSKIQSGGGGAGKNRKAAKPKKNKKQQRPYRAEIVFYHALLSLCGGMYKAMGALTKDGRVRLPLSKFDNEEIRYNRRFLPFATLTSPPPVSYAEFKNIREHMMRPSVEDLYTYAAKHFDQARNVLESIQNPDQEMLDLLQIARTNFVVMNVLARGHQKEVKRQPEFDFSKHSYFPIIKLK from the exons ATGAACGGAAG CAGCGTTGCGGAGCCTCCGGACTTCCAGGCGGCCACTGCAGCCGCCGCGGCAGCTGCTCGGGCCAGCAGCTCGGAGCAGGACGAGTGGAGCGTGGGCGAGTGCGGATTCCTGGACCCGGAGGTGCAGCGCACTATGCGGAGTGGCAGTGCCGCCGAGGACATCACCCAGTACCCCATGCACGGCTGGGTGGACGTCACCAAGGAGTTCCACGACGCCTGTGCAGAGCTACAGCCTGGTGAACTGGCCCAGGACATGCTCTTCGGTCTCTTTGAGGCCATGTCGGCCATTGAGATTATGGATCCCAAAATGGACGTGGGCATGGGCTTCGACAAGCAGGACCTGCCGCCGCCTTCCTTCGAGGCAGCCATCGCA ACGGGCGCCATTAAACTGGATGATCTCACGCCTTCCGAACTGATTGGCATCTATGATGCTTTGTTTTCCTGCCTCGTGTCCTGGCTGGAGGGCAACTCCATGGACCAGGTGCTCTTCACCTGTCTCTACCTGCATGCTCCCTCGCAGATCAAGGATAAGGCGCTGCGCGTTTTTTGCACTGCCGTGCGCAATCTCATCGTGGTCATCAAGAACATCGTTGCCGTGGCCGCCGTCAACGAGGAGGAGGATTTCCAGCTGTACGGAAACTCTGCTCTTCTGGCTGCGGAGAAGGCACAACCGGCCGCTGTTTACAGTTCACTGAAGGATGTGGAGGACGAGCTTATACGCAAATGCAAGAAACTAACGGCCACGGAGGATTGGATGGCCGTGGTTCACCGGCTGCGTTTTATGCGCCACCTCTTTCAGGTCATCTATCACGTCGAGCAGATGGCCAGCAACGACACCGTCGATGACAAGGTTGACATCTACAAAATCCTGCTTGTGGCCTCTGAGATGCTGCCGGGCATAAGGAACACCCTGGACCGGGGCACCCAACCCGAGAAGGGCT CTGAAGCACCCAACCCAATGGGCTTCTCGCCACGCATCCACGACCGCAGTCAACCTCCCGCATTTCCGCGCAGCATCAAGATTAGGGATCGTCCGGCAAGCTACCAGTTCCTGGAGGAAATGATTTCCCGCTTTAAGTATGCCTGCAAAGTCACTAAGTACAAGGATTACTACTCTGCGCTG AACTTCTTCATCGAGTACAGCAAAAAGTCAGGCCAGTGCATCCTGTCCAGAAGCGTACTGCAGAGCCTGTTTAGCGCAAACATGCGGGTGGCACATGGAAAGCTTCCTATGAAGCAGTTCCTGCGCCATTCAGTGCAGATCTTCAACTCGCCGCCTGTGCTGAATGCCAAGCATCCAGTGGCCGCCGATCCCAAGGTGCAGCAGCATCTGGAAAACTTCTTTCGCTACTGCATCAACATGAACACTTTTACGCAGTTTATCCGCATCTGTGGCTTCAATCGCGCCAGGCAGCGTGATAAACTGGCTCGACTGATAGAAAACTTTGACACCATCCAAGTAGATGCAGCGCGATTGGACTCCCTTATGAACCAAATGGCCAACGAGCGGGCCATGGAGGGAAACGAGCCCATGGCCACCGCCCTGAAGCACAGCACCCACTTCTCCACCTGGGTGCTGTACAACTGCTTTCGTGCAATGCTGATCTTCTTGATGTCCGGCTTCGAACTGGAACTCTATGCTGTGCATGAGTTCCTCTACATCTACTGGTACCCCTACGAGTTCCTTATCGGCTTCCTTGTCTCTGCTTTGACGCGCACGGAGAACATCCTGCTGGCCCAGGAGGAGTACGCCGAGCACCAAAGTAAGATTCAGTCAGGCGGTGGTGGAGCGGGCAAGAACCGCAAGGCGGCCAAGCCGAAAAAGAACAAAAAGCAACAGCGACCCTATCGCGCCGAAATTGTCTTCTACCACGCATTACTCAGCCTTTGCGGCGGAATGTACAAGGCCATGGGCGCCTTGACCAAAGACGGACGTGTGCGCCTGCCGCTATCCAAGTTCGACAACGAGGAGATCCGCTACAATCGCCGCTTCCTGCCCTTCGCCACCCTGACTAGTCCGCCACCCGTCTCGTATGCAGAGTTCAAGAACATCCGGGAGCACATGATGCGACCCAGCGTCGAGGATCTGTACACTTACGCGGCCAAGCACTTTGATCAGGCGCGCAATGTCCTTGAGAGCATTCAGAATCCCGATCAGGAG ATGTTGGACCTGCTGCAAATCGCTCGAACCAATTTTGTGGTGATGAATGTACTGGCCCGCGGTCACCAGAAGGAAGTGAAGCGCCAGCCAGAGTTTGACTTCTCCAAACATAGCTACTTCCCCATCATTAAGCTGAAGTAG
- the Zfrp8 gene encoding programmed cell death protein 2, whose amino-acid sequence MEIDLGFAEKSDDAAWLSNRYFPSKLGGQPAWLELDLLPSTSQMQCSKCQAPKSFLAQLYAPFEDDFNFHRSIYVFLCRNPDCQGAQSAGNFTVLRSQLPRKNKFFAEEEPSDVGGPLPSVTGPKKLCAACGCHAPHACSKCKAIHYCSSEHQRAHWPQHKPNCGASGGSTAKPLPQIVFPEFEIVMDSNPIKSGEEDKDDEARLAEFQELEASGKTGDLSNVSGAEMDKYFGNNTAADDKTFRQFKKQTAAEPDQIVRYKRGGQPLWITNVATTVEDQLKELPNCAVCGGARQFEFQIMPQLLTLLEDENLDWGVLAVYTCAKSCPIEGYVEELLIKQDIAAEEQS is encoded by the exons ATGGAAATTGATTTGGGATTCGCGGAAAAAAGTGACGATGCCGCCTGGCTAAGTAACCGTTACTTTCCCAGCAAGTTGGGTGGCCAGCCAGCCTGGCTGGAACTGGACTTACTGCCGTCCACGTCGCAGATGCAGTGCAGCAAGTGCCAGGCTCCCAAATCCTTCCTGGCCCAGCTCTACGCCCCCTTCGAGGATGACTTCAACTTCCACCGCTCGATCTATGTGTTTCTCTGCCGGAATCCCGACTGCCAGGGAGCCCAGAGTGCGGG GAATTTCACAGTGCTGAGGTCACAGTTGCCGCGTAAAAACAAGTTCTTCGCTGAGGAGGAGCCAAGCGATGTGGGAGGTCCCTTG CCCTCCGTTACCGGCCCGAAGAAGTTGTGCGCCGCCTGTGGATGCCATGCTCCTCACGCCTGCAGCAAATGCAAGGCTATCCATTACTGCTCCTCGGAGCACCAGCGGGCCCACTGGCCACAGCACAAGCCAAATTGCGGAGCATCTGGAGGATCCACTGCTAAGCCTCTGCCACAAATAGTCTTCCCAGAATTCGAGATTGTGATGGACAGCAATCCCATAAAATCCGGCGAGGAAGACAAAGACGACGAGGCTCGCTTGGCCGAGTTTCAGGAGCTGGAGGCCAGTGGTAAAACGGGAGACTTGAGCAACGTTTCCGGGGCGGAGATGGACAAATACTTTGGAAACAATACGGCTGCCGATGACAAGACCTTCCGTCAGTTCAAAAAGCAAACGGCCGCCGAACCCGATCAAATTGTGCGCTACAAACGGGGTGGTCAGCCTCTGTGGATCACCAACGTGGCCACAACGGTGGAGGATCAACTTAAGGAGCTGCCCAACTGCGCCGTTTGTGGAGGTGCCCGCCAGTTCGAGTTTCAAATAATGCCGCAACTGCTGACGCTGCTCGAAGATGAAAACCTCGATTGGGGCGTCCTGGCGGTGTACACTTGTGCCAAGAGCTGCCCCATCGAGGGCTACGTGGAGGAGTTGCTTATCAAGCAGGACATTGCGGCGGAGGAACAGAGTTGA
- the Naa35 gene encoding N-alpha-acetyltransferase 35, NatC auxiliary subunit homolog isoform X2 → MNGSVAEPPDFQAATAAAAAAARASSSEQDEWSVGECGFLDPEVQRTMRSGSAAEDITQYPMHGWVDVTKEFHDACAELQPGELAQDMLFGLFEAMSAIEIMDPKMDVGMGFDKQDLPPPSFEAAIATGAIKLDDLTPSELIGIYDALFSCLVSWLEGNSMDQVLFTCLYLHAPSQIKDKALRVFCTAVRNLIVVIKNIVAVAAVNEEEDFQLYGNSALLAAEKAQPAAVYSSLKDVEDELIRKCKKLTATEDWMAVVHRLRFMRHLFQVIYHVEQMASNDTVDDKVDIYKILLVASEMLPGIRNTLDRGTQPEKGSEAPNPMGFSPRIHDRSQPPAFPRSIKIRDRPASYQFLEEMISRFKYACKVTKYKDYYSALNFFIEYSKKSGQCILSRSVLQSLFSANMRVAHGKLPMKQFLRHSVQIFNSPPVLNAKHPVAADPKVQQHLENFFRYCINMNTFTQFIRICGFNRARQRDKLARLIENFDTIQVDAARLDSLMNQMANERAMEGNEPMATALKHSTHFSTWVLYNCFRAMLIFLMSGFELELYAVHEFLYIYWYPYEFLIGFLVSALTRTENILLAQEEYAEHQSKIQSGGGGAGKNRKAAKPKKNKKQQRPYRAEIVFYHALLSLCGGMYKAMGALTKDGRVRLPLSKFDNEEIRYNRRFLPFATLTSPPPVSYAEFKNIREHMMRPSVEDLYTYAAKHFDQARNVLESIQNPDQEMLDLLQIARTNFVVMNVLARGHQKEVKRQPEFDFSKHSYFPIIKLK, encoded by the exons ATGAACGGAAG CGTTGCGGAGCCTCCGGACTTCCAGGCGGCCACTGCAGCCGCCGCGGCAGCTGCTCGGGCCAGCAGCTCGGAGCAGGACGAGTGGAGCGTGGGCGAGTGCGGATTCCTGGACCCGGAGGTGCAGCGCACTATGCGGAGTGGCAGTGCCGCCGAGGACATCACCCAGTACCCCATGCACGGCTGGGTGGACGTCACCAAGGAGTTCCACGACGCCTGTGCAGAGCTACAGCCTGGTGAACTGGCCCAGGACATGCTCTTCGGTCTCTTTGAGGCCATGTCGGCCATTGAGATTATGGATCCCAAAATGGACGTGGGCATGGGCTTCGACAAGCAGGACCTGCCGCCGCCTTCCTTCGAGGCAGCCATCGCA ACGGGCGCCATTAAACTGGATGATCTCACGCCTTCCGAACTGATTGGCATCTATGATGCTTTGTTTTCCTGCCTCGTGTCCTGGCTGGAGGGCAACTCCATGGACCAGGTGCTCTTCACCTGTCTCTACCTGCATGCTCCCTCGCAGATCAAGGATAAGGCGCTGCGCGTTTTTTGCACTGCCGTGCGCAATCTCATCGTGGTCATCAAGAACATCGTTGCCGTGGCCGCCGTCAACGAGGAGGAGGATTTCCAGCTGTACGGAAACTCTGCTCTTCTGGCTGCGGAGAAGGCACAACCGGCCGCTGTTTACAGTTCACTGAAGGATGTGGAGGACGAGCTTATACGCAAATGCAAGAAACTAACGGCCACGGAGGATTGGATGGCCGTGGTTCACCGGCTGCGTTTTATGCGCCACCTCTTTCAGGTCATCTATCACGTCGAGCAGATGGCCAGCAACGACACCGTCGATGACAAGGTTGACATCTACAAAATCCTGCTTGTGGCCTCTGAGATGCTGCCGGGCATAAGGAACACCCTGGACCGGGGCACCCAACCCGAGAAGGGCT CTGAAGCACCCAACCCAATGGGCTTCTCGCCACGCATCCACGACCGCAGTCAACCTCCCGCATTTCCGCGCAGCATCAAGATTAGGGATCGTCCGGCAAGCTACCAGTTCCTGGAGGAAATGATTTCCCGCTTTAAGTATGCCTGCAAAGTCACTAAGTACAAGGATTACTACTCTGCGCTG AACTTCTTCATCGAGTACAGCAAAAAGTCAGGCCAGTGCATCCTGTCCAGAAGCGTACTGCAGAGCCTGTTTAGCGCAAACATGCGGGTGGCACATGGAAAGCTTCCTATGAAGCAGTTCCTGCGCCATTCAGTGCAGATCTTCAACTCGCCGCCTGTGCTGAATGCCAAGCATCCAGTGGCCGCCGATCCCAAGGTGCAGCAGCATCTGGAAAACTTCTTTCGCTACTGCATCAACATGAACACTTTTACGCAGTTTATCCGCATCTGTGGCTTCAATCGCGCCAGGCAGCGTGATAAACTGGCTCGACTGATAGAAAACTTTGACACCATCCAAGTAGATGCAGCGCGATTGGACTCCCTTATGAACCAAATGGCCAACGAGCGGGCCATGGAGGGAAACGAGCCCATGGCCACCGCCCTGAAGCACAGCACCCACTTCTCCACCTGGGTGCTGTACAACTGCTTTCGTGCAATGCTGATCTTCTTGATGTCCGGCTTCGAACTGGAACTCTATGCTGTGCATGAGTTCCTCTACATCTACTGGTACCCCTACGAGTTCCTTATCGGCTTCCTTGTCTCTGCTTTGACGCGCACGGAGAACATCCTGCTGGCCCAGGAGGAGTACGCCGAGCACCAAAGTAAGATTCAGTCAGGCGGTGGTGGAGCGGGCAAGAACCGCAAGGCGGCCAAGCCGAAAAAGAACAAAAAGCAACAGCGACCCTATCGCGCCGAAATTGTCTTCTACCACGCATTACTCAGCCTTTGCGGCGGAATGTACAAGGCCATGGGCGCCTTGACCAAAGACGGACGTGTGCGCCTGCCGCTATCCAAGTTCGACAACGAGGAGATCCGCTACAATCGCCGCTTCCTGCCCTTCGCCACCCTGACTAGTCCGCCACCCGTCTCGTATGCAGAGTTCAAGAACATCCGGGAGCACATGATGCGACCCAGCGTCGAGGATCTGTACACTTACGCGGCCAAGCACTTTGATCAGGCGCGCAATGTCCTTGAGAGCATTCAGAATCCCGATCAGGAG ATGTTGGACCTGCTGCAAATCGCTCGAACCAATTTTGTGGTGATGAATGTACTGGCCCGCGGTCACCAGAAGGAAGTGAAGCGCCAGCCAGAGTTTGACTTCTCCAAACATAGCTACTTCCCCATCATTAAGCTGAAGTAG
- the tamo gene encoding protein tamozhennic: MSDFVPRDLLPDLWEEILRRHWMFLETEESMQKLEERKQLEGCLKEFLCVVQHDRKFFLPETGRVLRRSVRELPDFSAQNALVAFETISQYANNLFTKPWRKEYRTLKTYSGCFQHDIQSRLLDAEQLFLAMGYRRVSDDTFVLEGPICPDQVTNVSRDAMAAYVECQIMKHIYAGVTAAGYSCTWKDILQYRERIVGGTSRTIKEMISQLSEKRMRKEQPPPVQENTYSNVATVAPAGCVLHGNNLAHHPSSSGSCALHPNGLNEVGKYLPPYPAPPPQQPHLPGPLMTHSRSLEHYQEPHSHLPHRHSFDQQLQQQCQLPHVYEAPYDCLDGLSMGSTASYAAVAGAYNAPGNRYPLPYNISSQLNAPYTAPADVYGSGDHPNMYATLGKTGPVHSCDFHRRQPSTSAAAAAALAAMQHRQSTYPPDHHLIDFDERAHLTQHDFGTHDYDPQYAELRGQVQPSMRGNPAAMYATYGGYDLPTTLPQAPPPTAQDMYIYARPVPKSSRMRALAEAGGINPTDKHPRSAEKQNTMDNNRKMHKELKERASRTAPAKRSGNERDIPTTISDMNSYDSASLDGFVALDSASPPLMPKVQEGVGSFESWNYVFKNLERSGYTKDLGDREDLLVQSLDLDSLAISNGGTAAPPPEKRREATKPTNGEKARTLEKKSGTTRREAKVVQAPAPSPLPNTSSAGVKKVKSALKTAIVDNRGTGSRHRSGAVPKQPPAVSPQLIVTSPNEWSCSFCTFLNPDTKRICEMCCRSKDFNLEAASAASSSAAAAAASAASVSHASSTCV, from the exons ATGTCAGATTTCGTGCCGCGCGACCTCCTCCCCGATCTGTGGGAGGAGATACTCCGGCGCCACTGGATGTTCCTCGAGACGGAGGAGAGCATGCAGAAGCTCGAGGAACGCAAGCAGCTGGAGG GCTGCCTAAAGGAGTTCCTGTGCGTGGTGCAGCACGATCGCAAGTTCTTCCTGCCGGAAACCGGGCGTGTTCTGCGACGATCGGTGCGCGAGCTGCCCGACTTTTCGGCCCAGAATGCCCTCGTGGCATTCGAGACCATCAGCCAGTATGCCAACAACCTGTTTACGAAACCCTGGCGGAAGGAATATCGCACGCTCAAG ACATATTCGGGATGCTTTCAGCACGACATTCAATCCCGCCTGCTGGACGCCGAGCAGCTCTTCCTGGCCATGGGATATCGTAGGGTTTCCGATGACACTTTCGTCCTCGAGGGTCCCATCTGTCCGGATCAGGTGACGAATGTTTCGCGCGACGCCATGGCCGCCTACGTGGAGTGCCAGATCATGAAGCACATATATGCCGGAGTCACGGCGGCGGGATACAGCTGCACTTGGAAGGACATACTGCAGTATCGAGAGCGAATCGTGGGCGGCACATCGAGGACCATCAAGGAGATGATCAGCCAGCTGAGTGAGAAACGGATGCGCAAGGAGCAGCCTCCGCCAGTGCAGGAGAATACCTACAGCAATGTGGCGACAGTGGCGCCAGCCGGTTGTGTTCTTCATGGCAACAACCTGGCTCATCATCCCAGCAGTTCCGGCAGTTGCGCCCTGCATCCAAATGGCCTAAACGAGGTGGGAAAGTATCTGCCACCGTATCCAGCGCCTCCGCCGCAGCAGCCGCATCTTCCTGGTCCGCTCATGACGCATTCTCGCAGCTTGGAGCATTACCAGGAACCGCACTCCCATCTGCCACATCGTCACTCCTTCGACCAGCAGCTCCAGCAGCAGTGTCAGCTTCCCCACGTCTACGAGGCGCCCTATGATTGCCTAGATGGTCTGAGTATGGGTAGCACGGCTTCCTACGCGGCCGTTGCTGGGGCCTACAATGCTCCGGGAAATCGTTATCCGCTGCCGTACAACATCTCCAGCCAGCTGAATGCACCTTACACCGCACCCGCCGATGTCTATGGAAGTGGTGACCACCCAAATATGTACGCCACGCTGGGAAAGACTGGTCCCGTCCATAGCTGCGATTTCCATCGGCGTCAGCCGAGTACTTCTGcagctgccgccgccgccttGGCGGCTATGCAGCACCGGCAGAGCACCTATCCGCCGGACCACCATCTCATCGACTTTGACGAGCGGGCGCATCTAACCCAGCATGACTTTGGGACGCACGACTACGATCCGCAGTACGCCGAACTGAGGGGTCAGGTGCAGCCAAGCATGCGGGGAAATCCGGCTGCAATGTATGCTACCTACGGCGGTTACGATCTGCCCACCACGTTGCCACAAGCGCCACCGCCAACGGCCCAGGACATGTACATCTATGCCCGCCCGGTGCCGAAGAGCAGCCGAATGCGGGCGCTGGCCGAGGCGGGGGGAATTAATCCGACTGACAAGCATCCGCGATCAGCGGAAAAGCAG AATACCATGGACAATAATCGCAAGATGCACAAGGAATTGAAGGAGCGGGCTAGTCGAACGGCTCCTGCGAAGAGATCGGGCAACGAACGTGATATACCCACCACCATTTCCGACATGAACAGCTACGACTCGGCCAGCCTGGATGGCTTTGTGGCCCTGGACAGCGCTTCGCCGCCTCTAATGCCCAAGGTTCAGGAGGGCGTCGGCAGTTTCGAGTCCTGGAACTATGTATTTAAGAACCTCGAGCGTTCGGGTTACACTAAGGACTTGGGCGATCGCGAGGACTTACTCGTTCAGAGTCTGGACTTGGACTCGCTGGCCATATCGAATGGCGGAACGGCAGCTCCTCCGCCGGAAAAGCGACGCGAGGCCACAAAACCCACGAATGGCGAGAAGGCACGCACGCTGGAGAAGAAATCCGGGACAACCCGACGCGAGGCAAAGGTGGTGCAGGCCCCAGCGCCAAGTCCTCTGCCCAATACTAGCAGTGCCGGCGTGAAGAAGGTCAAGTCCGCTTTAAAGACGGCCATCGTGGACAATCGGGGAACAGGTTCGCGGCATCGCTCGGGAGCTGTGCCCAAACAACCGCCGGCCGTGTCCCCGCAGCTGATCGTGACCAGTCCGAACGAGTGGAGCTGCAGCTTCTGCACGTTCCTCAATCCGGACACCAAGCGCATCTGCGAGATGTGCTGCCGCAGCAAGGACTTCAACCTGGAGGCCGCCTCGGCGGCTTCCTCCTcggctgctgcagctgcagcatCGGCGGCCAGTGTGTCGCATGCATCCTCGACCTGCGTCTAG